In Onychostoma macrolepis isolate SWU-2019 chromosome 12, ASM1243209v1, whole genome shotgun sequence, a single window of DNA contains:
- the htra1b gene encoding serine protease HTRA1B, giving the protein MHLWFLCASVILVPLLCDARISKRYVIGCPERCDKSLCPPIPADCLAGDILDQCDCCPVCAAGEGEPCGGTGKLGDPECGEVLECAVSEGVGTTTTVRRRGKTGVCVCKSPEPVCGSDGVSYRDICELKRVSNRALKLQQPPIIFIQRGACGKGHEDNPDSLRHRYNFIADVVEKIAPAVVHIELFRKMMFTKREVAVASGSGFVVSEDGLIVTNAHVVANKHRVKVELKTGATYEAKIKDVDEKADIALIKIDAPMKLPVLLLGRSADLRPGEFVVAIGSPFSLQNTVTTGIVSTTQRGGKELGLRNSDMDYIQTDAIINYGNSGGPLVNLDGEVIGINTLKVTAGISFAIPSDKIRQFLAESHDRQAKGKTATKKKYIGVRMMTLTPILAKELKEKQSDFPDVTSGAYVIEVIPKTPAEVGGLKESDVIISINGQRITSASDVSTAIKKDDSLRTVVRRGNEDVILTIIPEEIDP; this is encoded by the exons ATGCATCTGTGGTTTCTCTGCGCGTCTGTTATTCTGGTGCCTCTGCTCTGCGATGCGCGTATCTCTAAGCGTTATGTGATCGGCTGTCCGGAGCGCTGCGATAAGAGTCTGTGTCCGCCCATACCGGCCGACTGTCTGGCCGGAGACATCCTGGACCAGTGCGACTGCTGCCCGGTGTGTGCGGCCGGCGAGGGTGAGCCCTGCGGCGGTACAGGGAAACTGGGAGACCCGGAGTGTGGAGAGGTTCTGGAGTGCGCTGTGTCTGAGGGGGTCGGAACAACAACTACCGTGAGGAGGAGAGGAAAGACCGGCGTGTGCGTGTGTAAGAGCCCCGAGCCCGTCTGCGGCAGTGATGGGGTGTCCTACAGGGACATCTGCGAACTCAAGAGAGTCAGTAACCGGGCACTAAAACTCCAGCAACCACCCATCATCTTCATCCAGAGAGGAGCCTGCGGGAAAG GCCATGAGGATAATCCAGATAGCCTCCGGCACAGATATAACTTCATCGCTGATGTGGTGGAGAAGATCGCTCCAGCTGTGGTTCACATTGAGCTATTCCGCAA AATGATGTTCACCAAGCGGGAAGTGGCGGTTGCCAGCGGCTCTGGTTTCGTGGTGTCTGAAGATGGCCTGATTGTAACCAATGCCCACGTGGTAGCCAACAAACACCGGGTGAAGGTGGAGCTAAAGACCGGCGCCACCTATGAAGCCAAAatcaaagatgtagatgaaAAAGCAGACATTGCCCTCATCAAGATAGACGCTCCG ATGAAACTCCCAGTGCTGTTGTTGGGCCGGTCAGCTGACCTGAGACCAGGCGAGTTTGTGGTCGCTATCGGCAGTCCGTTCTCCCTTCAGAACACAGTGACCACAGGCATCGTCAGCACCACCCAGAGAGGGGGCAAAGAGCTGGGCCTGCGAAACTCTGACATGGACTACATCCAGACAGATGCCATCATCAAT TACGGTAACTCAGGAGGGCCCCTGGTGAACCTG GATGGTGAAGTGATAGGAATCAACACGCTGAAGGTGACAGCAGGAATATCCTTCGCAATTCCTTCTGACAAGATCCGACAGTTCCTGGCCGAGTCTCATGACAGACAGGCTAAAG GAAAAACAGCCACAAAAAAGAAGTATATTGGTGTAAGAATGATGACATTAACCCCGAT ACTTGCTAAAGAGCTAAAGGAAAAACAGAGTGATTTCCCAGATGTCACCTCTGGAGCATACGTCATTGAAGTTATCCCCAAAACACCAGCTGAAGT TGGCGGTCTGAAGGAGAGTGACGTCATAATCAGCATTAACGGTCAGAGGATCACGTCAGCAAGTGATGTCAGCACGGCTATCAAGAAAGACGACAGTCTGAGAACAGTGGTACGACGCGGCAACGAAGACGTCATTCTCACAATCATTCCTGAAGAGATTGACCCTTGA